One genomic region from Leptospira montravelensis encodes:
- a CDS encoding 7TM diverse intracellular signaling domain-containing protein encodes MFFHNIKYFFLNLFVFLPSILFAESAISLQPQIFGKPIWQDVLVLEDKDQSVTQENLIRGTYDSQFQKITSPNLGFSKSTFWIRLAVNNPTKDIIRCNLVFDFPLLDEVEIFGIGIPKSVLRTLGDIFPFSERNLDYRNPVFPFETKGETTAVYYLRIHSESTIPLALVIWTEREFYDQLNKEQMIFGLFYGILFVMIAYNFFIYIFTYEKSYLFYLFFISSIFFFHLINNGFAFQYLWPNAIFWGNYSLPFFICVSCITGLLFSDNYLSLKKHLPKISKLMWVWAGILLLFSGILFFLSYRIAMITAILLTVPTALVMVFSGATTYFSNVRAARYFLISWTFFLLGVLLYSLKSLGFLPDNHITRWTIQIGTALQTILLSLGLADRINFLTRSLRDHIRELSHAKLKIEESEKRFREIFQGSDEVILMMNDNFEIINANRALSKHMGFRLDDLRGKKITEFLYKGRDQSSDYNVLYVNDKLTDLKMTGSIVNFKTEFEQKYVKEPKEMYCRLQYINFDETREVLVTMSSQSEDTIIQLIESEKVELSMNNYLRNAELVSQRITSQLAKYLSNIEQTEVRSSIREIIINAVEHGNLNISFDEKSKALLEGNYLEFLQKRQEDPRYSQKQVKIEYSFTSEFVAYRITDEGRGFDHKKHMEKTLEEMNEAHIQHGRGILMTKSVFDRIEYNDRGNQVSLIKYLNKS; translated from the coding sequence TTGTTTTTTCACAATATAAAATATTTTTTTCTAAACCTATTTGTTTTTTTACCTTCGATTTTATTTGCTGAGTCCGCTATTTCACTCCAGCCCCAAATTTTCGGAAAACCTATTTGGCAGGATGTTCTTGTTTTGGAAGACAAAGACCAATCGGTGACACAAGAAAACCTAATACGCGGCACCTATGATTCCCAATTTCAAAAAATAACTTCTCCAAATTTAGGTTTTTCTAAATCTACTTTTTGGATTCGATTGGCAGTTAACAATCCCACAAAGGATATAATTCGTTGTAATTTGGTGTTTGATTTCCCGCTTTTGGATGAAGTTGAGATTTTCGGAATAGGAATTCCTAAATCAGTTTTGAGAACTTTAGGAGACATCTTTCCCTTTTCTGAAAGAAATTTAGATTATAGAAACCCTGTATTTCCTTTCGAAACAAAAGGCGAAACTACAGCAGTATATTATTTACGAATCCATTCCGAATCAACGATTCCATTAGCTCTTGTTATTTGGACGGAACGTGAATTTTATGACCAACTCAACAAAGAACAAATGATTTTCGGTTTGTTTTATGGGATATTGTTTGTAATGATTGCTTATAACTTTTTTATTTATATTTTTACTTATGAAAAAAGTTATCTTTTTTATTTGTTTTTTATAAGTTCCATATTTTTCTTTCATTTAATCAATAACGGGTTTGCATTTCAATATCTTTGGCCTAACGCCATTTTTTGGGGAAACTATTCTTTACCTTTTTTCATTTGTGTTTCTTGCATTACTGGACTTCTTTTTTCAGACAATTATCTCAGTTTAAAAAAACATTTACCAAAAATTTCCAAACTAATGTGGGTTTGGGCAGGGATTCTTTTATTATTTTCAGGAATTCTATTTTTCTTGAGTTACCGAATCGCAATGATTACGGCGATTTTGCTGACAGTGCCAACGGCTCTCGTTATGGTATTTAGCGGTGCCACCACTTATTTTTCTAACGTGAGGGCTGCTCGGTATTTTTTGATTTCTTGGACTTTTTTCCTTTTGGGTGTGCTTTTATATTCTCTAAAGAGTTTGGGTTTTTTACCAGACAATCATATCACTCGTTGGACCATCCAAATTGGAACCGCTTTACAAACCATTTTGTTGTCACTTGGGCTTGCGGATCGGATTAACTTTTTAACACGTAGCCTAAGAGATCACATTAGGGAATTATCACATGCAAAGTTAAAAATTGAAGAATCAGAAAAACGATTTAGGGAAATTTTTCAAGGTTCCGATGAAGTGATCCTTATGATGAACGATAATTTTGAAATCATCAATGCAAACCGTGCCCTTTCCAAACATATGGGTTTTCGGTTGGATGATTTAAGAGGTAAAAAAATAACAGAATTTTTATACAAAGGTCGTGATCAGAGTTCCGATTATAATGTTCTATATGTTAACGATAAACTAACGGACTTAAAAATGACAGGTTCTATCGTGAATTTTAAAACAGAGTTTGAACAAAAATATGTAAAGGAACCAAAAGAGATGTATTGTCGACTACAGTACATCAACTTTGATGAAACAAGAGAAGTTCTTGTCACAATGTCTTCCCAATCTGAAGACACAATCATTCAGCTAATCGAATCAGAAAAGGTCGAACTTTCTATGAATAATTATTTGAGGAATGCAGAACTTGTTTCTCAAAGGATAACCTCTCAACTCGCAAAGTATCTTTCCAATATAGAACAGACGGAAGTAAGATCATCGATTCGCGAAATTATTATCAATGCCGTCGAACACGGAAATTTAAATATAAGTTTCGATGAAAAATCAAAAGCTCTTTTGGAAGGGAACTACTTGGAATTTTTACAGAAAAGACAAGAAGACCCTCGTTATAGCCAAAAACAAGTAAAAATAGAATATTCTTTTACTAGTGAATTTGTGGCATACCGTATCACCGATGAAGGTCGCGGGTTCGATCATAAAAAACATATGGAAAAAACTTTAGAAGAAATGAACGAAGCTCACATACAACATGGTCGTGGCATTCTAATGACAAAATCTGTTTTTGATCGCATTGAATATAACGACCGTGGCAATCAGGTTAGTTTAATTAAATACTTAAATAAGAGCTAA
- a CDS encoding flavin monoamine oxidase family protein, whose translation MNRKRFLQKISAVTLGAGLILPKKSFGQTATTTIAETKPKSSSGKKAIVLGGGLSGLYSAYLLKQTGHDVTIIERGDKLGGRIATYENPELGILQDLGGEWIGDGQSDIKSLVKQLNLELVSANISDRFSIQKSNSDLLKISPASIETLEKVIDLHKSLGSTQKQGLDKINFSSYARYQGLTEEEIRSMNDLYRILLGADLNQISSESVLDDLSALQSALKPKFQVRGGAERIIKELTNLLRNQEILLGETVTKVSQQKNQVTVDLSSGRTIKASLIICALPAAAVLDIKWTPGLPKDLIYSGLRMQTGKISKNISLVKSKDSLSNFFLSTNTAAETFYVSEAAIGKNVTAVTSISTGDRASLFEKGSERQKKNLMTSSLEEVGDLELALESPFIFHSFQKTTGRAGFVSLFPPGSFGIKDVWAEPFERVFFAGEHLAFHTGSMDSAVASAIQAVSKT comes from the coding sequence ATGAATCGAAAACGTTTCCTACAAAAGATAAGTGCTGTTACCTTAGGGGCAGGTTTAATCCTCCCTAAAAAATCATTCGGACAAACCGCAACAACGACCATTGCTGAAACCAAACCAAAGTCTAGCAGTGGGAAAAAAGCCATTGTTTTAGGTGGTGGTCTTTCTGGACTCTATTCTGCCTATTTATTAAAACAAACCGGGCATGATGTCACTATTATTGAACGTGGAGATAAGTTGGGTGGCCGCATTGCAACTTATGAAAATCCGGAATTAGGAATCTTACAGGATTTAGGTGGTGAGTGGATAGGCGATGGTCAATCTGACATTAAAAGTTTGGTCAAACAGCTGAATTTAGAATTAGTTTCCGCAAACATTTCTGATCGTTTTTCGATTCAAAAATCAAATAGCGATTTATTAAAAATATCTCCAGCTTCTATAGAAACTTTAGAAAAAGTCATAGACCTTCATAAGTCTTTAGGAAGCACACAAAAACAAGGTTTAGACAAAATTAATTTTTCTTCTTATGCAAGATACCAAGGTTTAACAGAAGAAGAAATTCGTTCCATGAACGATCTCTACCGTATCCTACTTGGTGCTGACCTAAATCAAATTTCCAGCGAATCGGTATTAGATGATCTTTCCGCACTTCAATCGGCATTAAAACCAAAATTTCAAGTAAGAGGTGGAGCAGAAAGAATTATCAAAGAACTAACAAATTTGTTGCGTAATCAAGAAATTCTATTAGGCGAAACTGTCACTAAAGTTTCACAACAAAAAAACCAAGTCACAGTGGATTTATCTTCCGGTAGAACTATTAAAGCTAGTTTGATAATTTGTGCACTTCCTGCAGCTGCGGTTCTTGATATCAAATGGACACCGGGTCTTCCAAAAGACCTAATTTACTCAGGTCTTCGTATGCAAACTGGAAAAATTTCAAAAAACATAAGTTTAGTGAAATCAAAAGATTCTCTATCCAATTTCTTTCTATCAACGAATACGGCTGCAGAAACTTTTTATGTTTCCGAAGCTGCCATTGGAAAAAATGTAACAGCAGTTACTTCCATTTCTACTGGAGATAGAGCGTCTTTATTTGAAAAAGGAAGTGAACGCCAGAAAAAGAATTTGATGACATCTTCTTTAGAAGAAGTGGGAGATTTGGAATTGGCCTTAGAATCTCCATTTATCTTTCATAGTTTTCAAAAAACAACTGGAAGAGCAGGATTTGTATCTTTGTTTCCGCCAGGTAGTTTTGGAATCAAAGATGTCTGGGCAGAACCTTTCGAACGAGTATTTTTTGCTGGTGAACATTTAGCGTTTCATACAGGAAGTATGGATTCTGCTGTGGCTTCCGCAATCCAAGCAGTAAGCAAAACATAA
- a CDS encoding acyltransferase family protein: MGRLVYLDNLRSFALLLGIVFHAAIVYATDIKYAIQDETRSEVLSYFCYWIHSYRMPMFYMISGFFSAMVWTKKGSAFYLEARFKRVLIPTIFGLIFLAPVQYYLTELIKNPSLDLLTFLDYFFTKEQFQHSHIWFLVDLFCFSILYSLIPKSFFTAKIWNQIPLGIYRYILLVSFCFLFVVLWHTQISKGESYYGIFKLTFVFQFSFFIAGVFCFHWKSILFPNNNSFMKTTSIFVWAIFVYLLFKDLEIDDPLWINFQYVNVWIRTFHIFLWVVSPFLWTSFLIVIFQSFGNKDGKLGVYLIEASLPIYLVHHPISLMYAYWVREMEWGIWLKFISHIIVVLGVSFFLYEFLIRKRKPLRFLFGLKSN, encoded by the coding sequence ATGGGAAGATTGGTTTACTTAGACAATTTACGATCCTTTGCACTTTTACTCGGAATTGTGTTTCATGCTGCGATTGTTTATGCCACAGATATAAAATACGCCATCCAAGATGAGACAAGAAGTGAGGTTTTATCCTATTTTTGTTATTGGATTCATAGTTACCGGATGCCCATGTTTTATATGATTTCTGGTTTTTTTTCTGCGATGGTTTGGACCAAAAAAGGTTCTGCCTTTTATTTGGAAGCAAGGTTCAAACGAGTACTGATACCTACCATTTTTGGTCTCATTTTTCTTGCTCCCGTACAATACTACCTTACTGAGCTGATTAAAAATCCTAGTTTAGATCTTTTGACCTTTTTAGATTATTTTTTTACCAAAGAACAATTTCAACATTCGCATATTTGGTTTCTTGTGGATTTGTTTTGTTTTAGTATTCTTTATAGTTTAATTCCAAAGTCATTTTTTACAGCTAAAATTTGGAATCAAATCCCATTAGGGATTTATCGATATATATTGCTTGTTAGTTTTTGCTTTCTTTTTGTGGTCCTTTGGCATACACAAATTTCGAAAGGGGAATCATATTACGGAATTTTTAAACTTACTTTTGTTTTTCAGTTTTCCTTTTTTATCGCAGGAGTGTTTTGTTTTCATTGGAAAAGTATTCTTTTCCCCAATAACAATTCATTTATGAAAACGACTTCCATATTTGTATGGGCTATTTTTGTTTATTTGCTTTTTAAAGATCTGGAAATTGATGATCCACTATGGATCAACTTTCAATATGTTAATGTTTGGATTAGAACTTTTCATATTTTTTTATGGGTGGTTTCACCCTTTTTATGGACAAGTTTTCTCATCGTAATTTTTCAATCTTTTGGAAATAAGGATGGAAAGTTAGGAGTCTATTTAATTGAAGCTAGTCTTCCAATATATTTGGTACATCATCCCATTTCCTTAATGTATGCTTATTGGGTAAGAGAGATGGAGTGGGGAATATGGTTGAAGTTTATTTCCCACATTATAGTTGTATTAGGTGTTAGTTTTTTCTTATACGAATTTTTAATCCGAAAGAGAAAACCTCTCCGATTTCTCTTTGGATTAAAAAGTAATTAA
- a CDS encoding HNH endonuclease has translation MTESPSDSFFSDVSDEEIARERRKAKELKNSAWWKNKRSSGICHYCGKKFKVDELTMDHLIPLIRGGKSVKANLVPACKECNFKKKHSLPFEKEFFS, from the coding sequence ATGACGGAATCTCCCTCCGATTCATTTTTTTCCGATGTGAGCGATGAAGAAATCGCACGGGAAAGAAGGAAAGCAAAAGAACTTAAAAATAGTGCCTGGTGGAAAAACAAACGTTCCTCAGGAATTTGCCATTACTGCGGAAAAAAATTCAAAGTAGATGAATTAACAATGGACCACCTAATTCCCCTTATTCGAGGAGGGAAATCAGTAAAAGCCAATTTAGTTCCTGCCTGTAAAGAGTGTAACTTTAAAAAGAAACATAGTCTTCCTTTTGAGAAGGAGTTCTTTTCCTGA
- a CDS encoding DUF1292 domain-containing protein, whose amino-acid sequence MDINDLGFQADDFLPSRVTEEIDLVDERGNSYQWEVFYSFSQMGNDYLVFLPATEQEFQFVNVEMDDPDSDVPGYIVMRISQDETGEEILEEILDEDELEEIREYVEDEIGLLGQFLSREE is encoded by the coding sequence ATGGATATTAACGATTTAGGATTCCAAGCAGATGATTTCCTACCAAGCAGAGTTACTGAAGAAATCGATCTTGTGGATGAAAGAGGTAACAGTTACCAATGGGAAGTATTTTATTCATTTTCACAAATGGGAAATGATTACCTAGTTTTCCTTCCGGCCACAGAACAAGAATTTCAGTTTGTCAATGTAGAGATGGACGACCCAGATTCTGATGTTCCCGGATATATTGTCATGAGAATTAGCCAAGACGAAACTGGAGAAGAAATCTTAGAAGAAATTCTTGATGAAGATGAATTAGAAGAAATCCGTGAATATGTAGAAGATGAAATTGGGCTCTTAGGTCAATTTCTTAGCCGGGAGGAATGA
- a CDS encoding MaoC family dehydratase has product MYQKGKSFLEIQIGDSASFTKTITETDVYLFAGISGDFNPLHVDEEYAKTTSFGTRIAHGGLAASLLAPVLGMKLPGLGTVALETTTKFRRPVYFGDTVTCSVEVIEKVERLKAVRMKIVWTNQKSEVVSKGETLVIPPG; this is encoded by the coding sequence ATGTATCAAAAAGGTAAAAGTTTTTTAGAAATTCAAATCGGAGATTCGGCCTCCTTTACCAAAACCATTACCGAAACAGATGTGTATTTATTTGCAGGGATTAGTGGAGATTTTAACCCACTCCATGTAGACGAAGAATATGCTAAAACAACAAGTTTTGGAACGAGGATTGCTCATGGGGGTCTTGCTGCTTCTCTTTTGGCGCCTGTGCTTGGAATGAAACTTCCTGGACTTGGGACTGTTGCTTTAGAAACGACAACAAAGTTTCGTAGGCCAGTTTATTTCGGAGATACAGTCACTTGTTCGGTGGAGGTAATAGAAAAGGTAGAGAGATTAAAAGCAGTAAGGATGAAAATTGTATGGACGAACCAAAAATCGGAAGTTGTCAGCAAAGGAGAGACTCTTGTCATTCCTCCCGGCTAA
- a CDS encoding sensor histidine kinase translates to MKAAGRIALLYLLFGYVWIYFSDYAISLIFQSPEDIREIQSVKGWGFVTISALIIFILLVRELKRQKHVLLEKIESDQLFQVILERIEDAVIVFNLDTWKIDFLSEQVSRLFDIPTNEILIHPELLMERVHEADRERMTHIWMNQLRDNHTGLLYRVRSQDGHIKWALEHRLYIPAREGSANKAVAVITDMTSYMENQSKLERSLRENETLLTEVHHRVKNNLAVIISFLQLQVYSSPPETADILEQSIVRIKAIALVHEKLYSSKNLSGLSSVDYITSLVENIKLMYMRTDILIELDIQQLEFNIIDAIPMGLMITEMLTNSFRHAFAKGKPDALIKIEFIVTDKYNYELKYRDNGIGFPPGLNYKKAESIGLSVIFSLCSQMNGREVECSSSPNEGVFYHFAFSPKKMIPKDDSDVSKR, encoded by the coding sequence ATGAAAGCAGCTGGCCGAATAGCATTATTATATCTGTTATTCGGCTATGTTTGGATATATTTTTCGGATTATGCGATTTCACTAATATTCCAATCACCCGAGGATATTCGAGAAATTCAAAGTGTAAAAGGTTGGGGATTTGTTACTATCTCTGCTTTGATCATCTTTATACTTTTGGTGCGGGAACTAAAGAGACAAAAACATGTTTTGCTCGAGAAAATTGAATCAGACCAACTATTTCAAGTAATTTTAGAACGTATCGAAGATGCTGTTATTGTATTCAATTTGGATACATGGAAAATTGATTTTTTAAGCGAACAAGTTTCGCGTCTGTTTGATATACCAACTAATGAAATTTTGATCCACCCGGAATTACTAATGGAACGAGTCCATGAAGCCGACAGAGAACGGATGACTCATATTTGGATGAACCAATTACGGGATAACCATACTGGATTATTGTATAGGGTCCGCTCCCAAGATGGCCATATTAAGTGGGCCTTAGAACATAGACTCTACATTCCCGCCAGAGAAGGAAGTGCCAACAAAGCCGTAGCTGTCATTACCGATATGACTAGTTATATGGAAAATCAGTCGAAACTCGAACGTTCACTCCGTGAGAACGAAACCTTACTCACTGAAGTCCACCATAGAGTTAAAAATAATTTAGCTGTGATCATTTCTTTTTTGCAACTCCAGGTATATTCTTCTCCACCAGAAACTGCAGATATCTTAGAACAAAGTATAGTCAGAATCAAAGCTATAGCTCTCGTTCATGAAAAATTATATAGTAGTAAAAATTTATCAGGTCTTAGTTCGGTAGATTATATCACAAGTCTAGTTGAAAATATAAAACTTATGTATATGAGGACTGATATACTCATTGAGTTAGATATTCAACAGTTGGAGTTTAACATCATCGATGCGATCCCTATGGGACTTATGATTACGGAGATGTTAACTAATAGTTTTAGACATGCATTTGCCAAGGGAAAACCTGACGCCTTGATTAAAATAGAGTTTATTGTTACTGATAAATACAATTACGAATTAAAATACAGAGACAATGGTATTGGTTTCCCACCAGGATTAAATTATAAAAAAGCAGAGTCTATCGGCTTATCGGTTATTTTCTCATTATGTAGTCAGATGAATGGTCGTGAAGTTGAATGTTCCTCCTCTCCAAACGAAGGAGTGTTTTATCACTTTGCCTTTTCACCAAAAAAAATGATTCCTAAGGATGATTCAGATGTATCAAAAAGGTAA
- a CDS encoding acyl-CoA dehydrogenase family protein: MIHPKLNPYLNEEERSFYNTVFQFSEEKVFPSAEERDEKEIWSNELWKEFSKAGLTGLTIPSEYGGEGASCLLCSIATDAFASGSLDGGMGLSWVAHLVIGTMPIIFQGTNDQKSKYLPKLATGEWMAGFALTEPASGSDAASLLTKAEEVEGGWKLNGTKMYITNGPVGQVFVVMARTSEKGRGPMGISAFIVESNTPGFKVSKVLKKLGHHTSVTAELVFEDMVIPKENLLGPLNTGFMRIGKETLEWERTVFVAGLAGAMEFCFRKGLRYANERVQFGKPISSFYGMRDILVRNWVYIQAARRLIYWVAERKDRGIPSPLESSLGKLITSEIAEDVAKDSVQLFGGYGYMKEYSVERFYRDVKLGTIGGGTSEIQRSIISSLYSGKEKFQKEFVKLEKELNLADKIQNVLFDIIIALDSEPNRKKQQSIEFAFADVLSIFVILSLSELDTHKSTEHYSLEEKLVDRKLLSYYLVGKYLMSFSRLSNYVPSELTQLWNFYSQLGKSIEETVHERFQSLQELL; encoded by the coding sequence ATGATACACCCAAAACTGAATCCCTATCTGAATGAAGAGGAAAGAAGTTTTTATAATACTGTCTTTCAATTTTCAGAAGAAAAAGTTTTCCCCTCCGCAGAAGAAAGAGATGAAAAGGAAATTTGGTCAAACGAATTATGGAAAGAGTTTAGTAAGGCCGGTTTAACGGGACTTACCATTCCATCTGAATATGGTGGAGAAGGAGCTAGTTGTTTACTTTGTTCGATTGCAACCGATGCGTTCGCATCTGGTTCGTTAGATGGAGGAATGGGTCTTTCGTGGGTTGCCCATTTAGTGATTGGAACTATGCCAATTATTTTTCAAGGAACAAATGACCAAAAATCAAAATATCTCCCGAAACTTGCTACAGGTGAATGGATGGCAGGATTTGCTCTTACCGAACCAGCTTCTGGTTCAGATGCGGCTTCCCTTTTAACAAAAGCTGAAGAAGTGGAAGGTGGATGGAAATTGAATGGTACCAAAATGTACATCACAAATGGTCCTGTAGGTCAGGTGTTTGTGGTAATGGCTCGAACTTCCGAAAAAGGAAGAGGGCCTATGGGAATTTCTGCTTTCATTGTAGAAAGTAACACTCCTGGGTTTAAAGTAAGTAAAGTACTTAAAAAACTAGGACATCACACTTCTGTGACCGCCGAACTCGTGTTTGAAGATATGGTCATTCCTAAAGAAAATCTGCTCGGACCTTTGAATACTGGTTTTATGAGAATCGGTAAAGAGACTTTAGAATGGGAAAGAACCGTTTTTGTTGCTGGTCTTGCGGGAGCAATGGAGTTTTGTTTTCGTAAAGGACTTCGTTATGCGAACGAAAGAGTTCAATTTGGTAAACCAATTTCTAGTTTTTATGGGATGCGTGATATTCTAGTTCGTAACTGGGTCTACATTCAAGCAGCTAGGAGATTAATTTATTGGGTAGCAGAACGAAAAGATAGAGGTATTCCATCTCCTTTAGAGAGTAGTTTAGGTAAACTCATTACTTCTGAAATTGCAGAAGATGTTGCTAAGGACTCTGTACAGTTGTTTGGTGGGTACGGGTATATGAAAGAATATTCCGTAGAACGATTTTACAGGGATGTAAAGTTAGGAACCATTGGTGGCGGAACTAGCGAAATCCAAAGATCTATTATTTCTTCCTTATATTCGGGAAAAGAAAAGTTTCAAAAAGAATTTGTTAAATTGGAAAAAGAGTTAAATTTAGCTGACAAGATACAAAATGTTCTATTTGATATAATCATTGCTTTGGACTCTGAGCCAAATCGAAAAAAGCAACAATCGATTGAATTTGCATTTGCAGATGTTTTGTCAATTTTTGTGATCCTTTCTCTTTCGGAACTGGATACACATAAATCTACAGAACACTATTCTTTAGAGGAAAAATTAGTAGATCGAAAGTTACTTTCGTATTATCTTGTTGGGAAATATCTTATGTCTTTCAGTCGACTTTCAAACTATGTTCCATCAGAACTCACTCAATTGTGGAATTTTTATTCCCAATTAGGGAAATCGATTGAAGAAACTGTACATGAACGTTTCCAATCTTTGCAGGAACTTTTGTAG
- a CDS encoding AMP-dependent synthetase/ligase, translating to MTRNYENLYQALTQVAESLPNKISFRKRKSATEFPGISFGDLKQFVDHLTLGLIDLGVEVGDRIGFFCDATVHWLRTDLAILTSGAVVVPRGTDIVREEILYILNHSEAKYLVVQKPKDKKRIDDLLGELPHLKQIFILETDQGELYTGENSILSIAERGKEKWNSEGKQTLEKRISQTDPDALATLIYTSGTTGNPKGVMLSQKGWITAIQNTISRLDMNANDNAVSLLPPWHAFERAIEYAGIFLGIDFLVSNMSSLKDDLRDFRPTIFPSVPRIWESVYNGIISKVAKEGGFKEKLFHFFLKVGSKWAHYYAMCFGFEFEILKPNILISLLKRTYGLLVLILLSPFKLLSVKIFSAIHKALGGKIRICISAGSALPSVVDEFLSAIGLKVLEGYGMTETSAVVSIRSNSKPTKGTVGVPINGYQIRLKDETGKIVTKAGAKGTLWIKSKQILKGYYKRPELNQVVFDPDGFFDTGDLMYISHRNELIFAGRSKDTIALIGGENVEPIPIEDKLLTSAYIDQVMVVGHDKKTLAALIVPNFEAVEAKIPGISKEKAGEWNLHPKVRELYRAEISRIISRENGFKGFEMIPANNFYLVPRPFDPDLEMTRTLKMKRNVISDVFTKQIEGIYQ from the coding sequence ATGACTCGCAACTACGAAAACCTCTACCAAGCATTGACTCAGGTCGCAGAATCTCTCCCAAACAAAATATCCTTTCGGAAGAGAAAATCGGCTACTGAATTCCCTGGGATCAGTTTTGGAGATTTGAAACAGTTTGTCGACCACTTGACTTTGGGTTTGATCGATCTAGGTGTAGAAGTCGGGGACCGAATCGGTTTTTTTTGTGATGCCACAGTCCATTGGTTAAGGACCGATCTTGCCATCCTTACATCTGGAGCGGTGGTAGTTCCCCGAGGTACAGACATTGTTCGGGAAGAAATTCTTTATATCCTAAACCATTCGGAAGCAAAATATTTGGTGGTTCAAAAACCAAAAGATAAAAAACGCATTGATGATTTGTTAGGTGAACTCCCACATTTAAAACAAATTTTTATATTGGAAACGGACCAAGGCGAATTATACACAGGTGAAAATTCAATCCTTTCTATTGCCGAGAGAGGAAAAGAAAAATGGAATTCGGAAGGTAAACAAACTTTAGAAAAACGAATAAGTCAAACTGATCCTGATGCTCTTGCCACTCTTATTTATACATCCGGTACAACTGGGAATCCTAAAGGTGTAATGTTGTCCCAAAAAGGTTGGATCACTGCCATTCAAAATACAATCTCTCGGTTAGATATGAATGCAAATGACAATGCAGTGAGTTTACTTCCTCCTTGGCATGCTTTTGAAAGAGCGATTGAATATGCAGGAATTTTTCTAGGGATTGATTTTTTAGTTTCGAATATGTCTTCCTTAAAGGATGACCTTCGCGACTTTCGACCTACTATATTTCCTTCCGTTCCTCGGATATGGGAATCCGTATATAATGGAATCATTTCTAAGGTTGCTAAAGAAGGTGGGTTTAAAGAAAAGTTATTCCATTTCTTTTTGAAAGTTGGATCTAAATGGGCTCATTATTATGCAATGTGTTTTGGATTTGAATTCGAAATTTTAAAACCAAATATTTTGATTTCTCTTTTGAAAAGAACCTATGGGTTGTTAGTTTTGATTTTACTCTCTCCCTTTAAGTTACTCAGTGTTAAAATTTTTTCTGCCATCCATAAAGCATTAGGTGGAAAAATTCGGATTTGTATCTCTGCCGGCTCCGCGCTGCCAAGTGTAGTGGATGAATTTTTATCTGCCATCGGTCTTAAAGTTTTAGAAGGTTACGGGATGACAGAAACTTCTGCTGTAGTTTCCATTCGGTCAAACTCTAAACCCACCAAAGGAACCGTAGGTGTTCCGATTAATGGATACCAAATTCGATTGAAAGATGAAACTGGAAAAATCGTAACGAAAGCGGGTGCCAAAGGAACCCTTTGGATCAAATCCAAACAAATCCTGAAAGGTTATTATAAACGTCCTGAACTGAACCAAGTTGTCTTTGATCCAGATGGCTTTTTTGACACAGGCGATCTTATGTATATCTCCCATAGAAATGAATTAATTTTTGCAGGTAGATCCAAAGATACAATTGCCCTGATCGGTGGTGAAAACGTAGAACCAATCCCAATCGAAGACAAACTTCTAACTTCTGCATACATAGACCAAGTCATGGTTGTAGGGCATGATAAAAAAACTCTAGCCGCATTGATTGTTCCCAACTTCGAAGCAGTAGAGGCTAAAATTCCAGGTATCTCTAAAGAAAAAGCAGGGGAATGGAACTTACATCCAAAGGTTCGGGAATTATACCGAGCTGAAATTTCACGTATTATATCTCGCGAAAACGGATTCAAAGGTTTTGAGATGATACCAGCTAATAATTTCTATTTGGTACCTCGTCCCTTTGATCCCGATCTGGAAATGACACGAACTTTAAAAATGAAGAGAAACGTCATTTCAGATGTATTCACAAAACAAATAGAAGGAATTTACCAATGA